The nucleotide sequence CGACGTAGTCGATCATCGCCGGAATGTTCTCCAGGGTCGACCGGAAGACTACCATGTTGAGCTTCACCGGCTTGAGCCCCACGCGCAGGGCCTCGCGGACGCCCCGAAGCACCGGGGCGAGAGCTCCCCCTCGGATCGACCGGAACTGATCCGGATCAAGTGAATCGACGGAGACGTTCACCCGCTTGAGCCCCGCGTCCCGCAGGGACTCCGCGCGGCGCTCGAGCATCGCGCCATTCGTCGTCAAGGAGACGTCGGGGATGTGCCGGACCGTCCGATCGACGATGGCCTCCATGTCCGGCCGGACCAACGGCTCTCCTCCAGTGAACTTGACGGCCCGGATCCCGAGCTCCCGGGAGAGGCGCACCAGTCGCGCGATCTCCTCCAGGGTCATCTCCCCCGGATCCCGATGCCCGGCGCGGGTGGTCGGGCCCTGGCCCTCGTCGTGACAGTACACGCAGGAGAAGTTGCACCGCTTCGTGACGCTGATCCGGATATCCGTGACCTCGCGTCCGAAGGCGTCGCTCAGCATGCGATCGGGAGTAGGGTGGGCGGTCATATAGCCCACGGAAACCCGGCGCGACACCCGCCCATCGCCCGAGCCGCATCGTGGCGGGCCGATCTCAGAGCCGGCCGGCCCGACGGAGGATGGCGGAGGATCGTGAGCGGCCGGCGGACGCTAAGTGCGGCAGGCCCCTTGGTTCCCGCGCCGAGGCCAAGG is from Thermoplasmata archaeon and encodes:
- the moaA gene encoding GTP 3',8-cyclase MoaA — translated: MTAHPTPDRMLSDAFGREVTDIRISVTKRCNFSCVYCHDEGQGPTTRAGHRDPGEMTLEEIARLVRLSRELGIRAVKFTGGEPLVRPDMEAIVDRTVRHIPDVSLTTNGAMLERRAESLRDAGLKRVNVSVDSLDPDQFRSIRGGALAPVLRGVREALRVGLKPVKLNMVVFRSTLENIPAMIDYVGSEDGLRLQLIEFMPELVAHREWMVDIAAVKSWLETHASRVLVREMHHRRVYLFQGAEVELVDPVGNAEFCANCHRIRVTHRGELKGCLNRNDDLIPTRGLGDDAVRDALRRVITHRIPYYGAYRPAGLAGIPAAELELPMLSAPASLRRGR